From Desulfatirhabdium butyrativorans DSM 18734:
ATTTTAACTAAGGACAGGGGTAGCAATTGTAAGTTTTAAGGGATAGGGGTATAGGCTATGGTGATGCACTGTGGGCTATGGCCTATAGACTACGGACGATAGTTTAGGGGCTATGGGTTAGGGCTGAACAACGCGACATGGCAAATAACAGCGCTCATCTGCCTTCCGGCCATGCCATTTTTTTGACGTGGAACATTGGCGTCTCATAAGCTTTCAACTTCTGTCGAATCTCCATAGGTTTCAATTCCGAGTGTTTTTGCTACAGTCAACGCTTTTGGATCGATCATGGGCGAGATGACGATCAGGCGATTGGCCTTTTGGTTGTGACGTTTTTCGTAAAACCGGGCCTTGCGCTCGAAAATCACCATCCCCGCCTTGTCGATCGAAGATTTCAATTCACAAATGATCAACAGGCCGTTTTTGATGATGACATCGATTTCCACCTGGTCGGGTCGCCCAAAAACCATGCCATCCTCATCCCACTCGTTGATATTCAACACTTGTACATGGAAACTCTCTTCCAGAATACCAGCCAGAGCATCCCGAAATGCCTTCTCCGATCGCAACCCCCAACGCGCACCCAACGCCCCGATACTTCGGTCAAATTTCCGGGCTTGCGCCATAATCTCTTGATGAACCATGTTAAATTGTTCGTGGTTGATCCGCCAATGTTCTTTCTGTTCTTCCCACCTCTTTTGCTGTTCATCCCACCTGTTTTGTTGCTCATCCCACTTTTTCTGTTGCTCTTTCCGCTCTTTTTCCTGCTCATCCCATTTTTTTTGCTGGGCTTCCCACTTTTTCTTCTGTTCTTCCCGATCCCTTCGAAGCTCGTCCAGGATTTCGTAAAACCGATCCTGCGTTTCTGCTCTACTGGTGAAATCTCTTCTCATCAAATCGGATAAGAAGGCGCGCAATTCGGGGTCGTCTCGAAGCAGGGTCGGCAACTCTTTCCGGATGATTTCTTTGATTGCTTCCGCATTCACAGCCACCCTCCTTTTCGCCTTTTTCGGGAAATCCGCCACGTCAACCCAGGCAATTCTTCGATCAAAAGGGATCTCTTGAAACACTCACCCAAAATATCGATCAAGCGAATGTTTCTATTGCCTGAACGAAAATCCCGATTTCTGCCGATCGCGCCGCCTTCGGACAGGCCATACCCAAAACAAGGTTTGCGTTCAGACGCTATCTACATCGAATCCCACGATATTGCGATCCACCTTGCTGAATTCAACGCCGACCAAATGAATGGGAAATCCGAGCGCACGGTACTTTTCCGCATACCCCTTGTCCCGAAGCTGCTGGATGGCTTTTCCTTCCGGGGTTTCTTCCACTACCTTGAATTCAAATAGATATACCCGGCCGGCGAAAACGACGGCCATGTCGATCCGGCCCCGATTGGTGGATTCCTCTGTGCGGATGTCCAGCCCGAGGGCCGCAAAATAGCTGTAGAACACGCTCACGTAAAAGCCTTCGTACTGAGCTATGGTGTTTCCGGTATACCACTGATGCGGAATGGAGGCATAGAAGGCATGAAACAACGAGCGAAGTCCTTCGAAATCACCAGCCAGCAAGAGATCATATAATTTCGTGGCGTGCATCCCATACTGGATTGGATCACCCGTCAAAACAGCCAGCAACACACGGTTTAGGGATGTGCGAACCTCAAGATTCGGATAGCGTAGTACAATCTGTGTCAATCCAAGGATGTCACGAACAGAGGCAATGGTCAAATACCCGGTTTGAAAAAGCAGGGCCTCGACCGGAATGTTTCCGACATCGAAGGTGGAAAGCAGGGTCTCCGGGGCAACGATCCGTTCCAGATCGGGGGTGAACTGCTTGCGTTCCATCAGGAGCTTGGTGAGAAAGGTCGGGGTTCCGGTTTCGAACCAGTAGGGCCGGAACTGCCGGGTGCTGAAAAGCAGCAGCAAATCGAAGGGGTTGTATACCGTCTCTCCTGTCCAGTTGTAGCCATTGTACCAGGCTCGAATCGCTTCACGATCGAGGCCGTCAAGCTCAGGCCCAAATACCCGGTCCACGTCGTGTTCCGTATACCCGCAGATGGCACTGTAGCGGCTGTCCAGCGTGATGTCCTGCAGGTTGTTCAACCCCGAAAACAGACTGACCTTGGAAAACTTGCTCACACCCGTCAGGAACGCAAATTTGATGTGGGCATCCGCCTCCTTGATTACTGAATACAGGTCCTTGAGCCCCTCCCGGATCTCCAGTGCAATCGCTTCATCCTCGATCCGATCCAGAATCGGCTTGTCGTACTCGTCCACCAGAACCACCACGCGCTTGCCCGTTTGCTCATGCAATGCAATGATCAGATTCATGAACCTGCGGCGTATCGAAAATCCGATTCCCTGCAACCCGGAACCACTTTCGTAGCGCAGCATTTGTCCATCGATACTGTCGATCAAATCCTCTCGAGATCCCAACACCCCGCCGCCGAAACTGATCTTGATCACCGGATACCGCACCGACCAGTCCCAATTGTTCTCGGCATACAACCCGGTGAACAAGGCCCGATTGCCTTCGAAGAGTTCCTTCAGTGTATCGAGAAACAGACTCTTGCCGAATCGCCGAGGCCGCGAAAGAAAATAGTACTTTCCCTGTCGAACCAGCTCGACGGCGAACTGGGTCTTGTCGACATAGTAACAGTCGTCTTCCCGGATTTCGCTGAATGTCTGGATGCCGATGGGAAGTCGCTTTCGTTTCATCAACGATCTCCAAGAGCCATTGTTTTCCTCAAAAATACGGATTGTTGACCACTGGTTGCAATTGCAGTTCCACAGCTTTCATGTCCAGATGAATGGTCGTCAGCATTTCGAGATCCGGGTAGATCCAGCGGTCGGTTTTGCGGGTGTCCACCGTCTTGACGTACCGATGGCACTTCAGGCAGGTATCGATCCGGTATTCCGGTTCTTCTTCGCTGAGGATATATTCGAGATCTTCTCCTTCGGTGTTGCTGCAGTATGCGCAAAAGAGCCGGGGAACCACCCACCGGTTTCGGCAAAAACTGCACACAAAGCTCCGCTCGCCGTTTTTATCGAGCAGGGAAAGGGCCGGCATGCCCCCGCAGACCGGGCAATATCCGGTACGCCAGGGTTCTTCCTGCTGCAGATAACCCAGGGCAATCTCCCGGTTTGCCATGATGGAAGGCAGGACGCTGTGGTAGCCAAAAAACAGCAGCAGATTGGCATCCCCTTCCACCGGCGTCTCATCATCCACCCGCTTGAGCGCCGTATCGAAAAGCGTTTCATAGGACAAGCGGCCCGAACCCAGCAACCCCGCCAGAGACTCTGCGCCTTCCTGGAGCTTTGCCGTCGAACGCATGGCCAGGCCGATGATCTCGTCCGTCAATTCTTTGGCATTCCGGGCGTCGACCGAAAATTCCGACACGCCGATCAGGGGGAATTTGGTTGTCTTTCGGCTCCGAATCACGTCATCCGCAACGCTCAGTTGCTGCAGGGAAATTTTGCCTAATGCCCGAAGCTGCGCCTCGAACATCGCCCCGAAAAAGTCGAGCATTTCCCGATAGATCGGTCGGTATTCCTGAAACCAGCGAATGGTTCGATGCAAAGC
This genomic window contains:
- a CDS encoding ATP-binding protein, which translates into the protein MKRKRLPIGIQTFSEIREDDCYYVDKTQFAVELVRQGKYYFLSRPRRFGKSLFLDTLKELFEGNRALFTGLYAENNWDWSVRYPVIKISFGGGVLGSREDLIDSIDGQMLRYESGSGLQGIGFSIRRRFMNLIIALHEQTGKRVVVLVDEYDKPILDRIEDEAIALEIREGLKDLYSVIKEADAHIKFAFLTGVSKFSKVSLFSGLNNLQDITLDSRYSAICGYTEHDVDRVFGPELDGLDREAIRAWYNGYNWTGETVYNPFDLLLLFSTRQFRPYWFETGTPTFLTKLLMERKQFTPDLERIVAPETLLSTFDVGNIPVEALLFQTGYLTIASVRDILGLTQIVLRYPNLEVRTSLNRVLLAVLTGDPIQYGMHATKLYDLLLAGDFEGLRSLFHAFYASIPHQWYTGNTIAQYEGFYVSVFYSYFAALGLDIRTEESTNRGRIDMAVVFAGRVYLFEFKVVEETPEGKAIQQLRDKGYAEKYRALGFPIHLVGVEFSKVDRNIVGFDVDSV
- a CDS encoding formate dehydrogenase accessory protein FdhE codes for the protein MNDPESIDALHRTIRWFQEYRPIYREMLDFFGAMFEAQLRALGKISLQQLSVADDVIRSRKTTKFPLIGVSEFSVDARNAKELTDEIIGLAMRSTAKLQEGAESLAGLLGSGRLSYETLFDTALKRVDDETPVEGDANLLLFFGYHSVLPSIMANREIALGYLQQEEPWRTGYCPVCGGMPALSLLDKNGERSFVCSFCRNRWVVPRLFCAYCSNTEGEDLEYILSEEEPEYRIDTCLKCHRYVKTVDTRKTDRWIYPDLEMLTTIHLDMKAVELQLQPVVNNPYF
- a CDS encoding PD-(D/E)XK nuclease family protein; this encodes MNAEAIKEIIRKELPTLLRDDPELRAFLSDLMRRDFTSRAETQDRFYEILDELRRDREEQKKKWEAQQKKWDEQEKERKEQQKKWDEQQNRWDEQQKRWEEQKEHWRINHEQFNMVHQEIMAQARKFDRSIGALGARWGLRSEKAFRDALAGILEESFHVQVLNINEWDEDGMVFGRPDQVEIDVIIKNGLLIICELKSSIDKAGMVIFERKARFYEKRHNQKANRLIVISPMIDPKALTVAKTLGIETYGDSTEVESL